In Candidatus Methylomirabilota bacterium, a single window of DNA contains:
- the ruvA gene encoding Holliday junction branch migration protein RuvA, with amino-acid sequence MIATLAGRVRKKLDDRIVLECGGVGYDVFLPPIAIRQLEGVTAAADEKASELELVIYYHATRDQPRPVLIGFTSDLDKEFFEKLVTVKDIGPMVAARALAAPVGELAAAIARQDEKYLRSLPGIGPQKAKNIVAQLQSKVAKFALAREGAAPAPVEAQAPPADADGLRELVWEVLVRQLGHRPSEASQLITDALRRRPSIDTAEELFDEIYRGEKKA; translated from the coding sequence GTGATCGCGACGCTGGCCGGCCGCGTCAGAAAGAAGCTCGACGACCGGATCGTCCTCGAGTGCGGCGGCGTCGGCTACGACGTGTTCCTGCCGCCGATCGCGATCCGCCAGCTCGAGGGCGTCACGGCTGCCGCCGACGAGAAGGCGAGCGAGCTCGAGCTCGTGATCTACTACCACGCGACGCGCGACCAGCCGCGCCCGGTGCTGATCGGCTTCACGTCCGACCTCGACAAGGAGTTCTTCGAGAAGCTCGTCACCGTGAAGGACATCGGCCCGATGGTCGCCGCGCGGGCGCTCGCCGCGCCCGTGGGCGAGCTCGCCGCGGCGATCGCCCGCCAGGACGAGAAGTATCTGCGCTCGCTGCCGGGCATCGGGCCGCAGAAGGCGAAGAACATCGTGGCGCAGCTCCAGAGCAAGGTGGCGAAGTTCGCGCTCGCCCGCGAGGGCGCCGCGCCCGCGCCGGTCGAGGCCCAGGCCCCGCCGGCCGACGCCGACGGGCTGCGCGAACTGGTCTGGGAGGTGCTCGTGAGGCAGCTCGGGCACCGGCCCTCGGAGGCGTCGCAGCTCATCACCGACGCGCTCCGCCGCCGCCCGTCCATCGACACGGCCGAGGAGCTCTTCGACGAGATCTACCGCGGGGAGAAGAAGGCGTGA
- a CDS encoding crossover junction endodeoxyribonuclease RuvC, which translates to MLGVDPGLVATGYGLIEPGPGGVLVLASGVIATAADLSLEARVELIYDGVDRLLAEHAPGALVLEDLYAEYKFPRTALLMAHARGVICLAARQRDVALLALAPAEVKRAVVANGAASKGQIQRGVQRLLRLRDLPAPSHVADALALALTGFSRLGGRIA; encoded by the coding sequence ATCCTCGGGGTCGATCCCGGCCTCGTCGCCACCGGGTACGGGCTCATCGAGCCCGGTCCAGGGGGCGTGCTGGTCCTCGCGAGCGGCGTCATCGCGACGGCCGCCGACCTCTCGCTCGAGGCCCGCGTCGAGCTCATCTACGACGGGGTGGACCGGCTCCTCGCCGAGCACGCGCCCGGCGCGCTGGTCCTGGAGGACCTCTACGCGGAGTACAAGTTCCCGCGCACCGCACTCCTCATGGCCCACGCCCGCGGCGTGATCTGCCTGGCCGCGCGCCAGCGCGACGTGGCCCTGCTGGCGCTCGCGCCCGCGGAGGTGAAGCGCGCGGTGGTCGCGAACGGCGCCGCGTCCAAGGGGCAGATCCAGCGCGGCGTCCAGCGGCTCCTCCGGCTCCGGGACCTCCCCGCGCCCTCGCACGTGGCCGACGCGCTCGCCCTCGCGCTCACGGGCTTCTCCCGTCTCGGGGGGCGGATCGCGTGA
- a CDS encoding SpoIID/LytB domain-containing protein yields the protein MTRALAALAGVLLAATTAAAAETIRVALAESARAVEIRGTAIEVTELGGCAGCEAPTAWRTDVVRAAANVQGVEIDGRRAPGFRLTSEQPIRVNGREYPAALELVKNGDGMAIVNELPLEEYVVGVLRAETSERWPLETLRAQAIVARTYAAYYRTLNAGKPYHIVASTANQMYAGRVAAASPIWEAVRDTAGRVLFWEGDLFPAFYHSASGGYTEDPRTVFAARNMPPLKAIRDEFSSSAPNFYWSLDLRLGELAEILRRNGVDVGAITAIEVTERTPSLRASIVTVRGARGGARLRGNDLRRMVGYETIRSTLFAVAVDGAVAHFAGRGYGHGVGMSQWGAKGMAEQGHRAEKILEYYYPGTVLGALNGR from the coding sequence ATGACGCGCGCGCTCGCGGCGCTGGCCGGCGTCCTGCTCGCCGCGACGACGGCGGCAGCAGCGGAGACGATCCGGGTTGCGCTGGCGGAGAGCGCGCGCGCCGTCGAGATCCGGGGGACGGCGATCGAGGTGACCGAGCTTGGCGGCTGCGCCGGCTGCGAGGCGCCCACCGCCTGGCGCACGGACGTCGTGCGCGCCGCCGCGAACGTGCAGGGCGTCGAGATCGACGGCCGGCGCGCCCCCGGCTTCCGGCTCACGAGCGAGCAGCCGATCCGCGTGAACGGCCGCGAGTACCCCGCGGCGCTCGAGCTCGTGAAGAACGGCGACGGCATGGCGATCGTCAACGAGCTGCCGCTCGAGGAGTACGTGGTCGGCGTGCTGCGCGCCGAGACGAGCGAGCGCTGGCCCCTGGAGACGCTCCGCGCCCAGGCCATCGTCGCGCGCACGTACGCCGCGTACTACCGCACGCTGAACGCCGGCAAGCCGTACCACATCGTCGCCTCGACGGCCAACCAGATGTACGCCGGGCGCGTGGCCGCGGCCTCGCCGATCTGGGAGGCGGTGCGGGACACCGCGGGGCGGGTGCTCTTCTGGGAGGGCGATCTCTTCCCGGCCTTCTATCATTCGGCGAGCGGCGGCTACACCGAGGACCCGCGGACGGTCTTCGCCGCGCGCAACATGCCCCCGCTCAAGGCGATCCGCGACGAGTTCTCGTCGTCGGCGCCGAACTTCTACTGGAGCCTCGATCTGCGCCTCGGTGAGCTCGCCGAGATCCTGCGCCGGAACGGCGTGGACGTGGGCGCGATCACCGCGATCGAGGTCACCGAGCGCACGCCCTCGCTGCGGGCGTCGATCGTCACGGTCCGAGGCGCGCGGGGCGGCGCGCGGCTCCGGGGCAACGACCTGCGGCGCATGGTGGGCTACGAGACGATCCGGTCCACGCTCTTCGCGGTCGCCGTGGACGGGGCGGTCGCGCACTTCGCCGGCCGCGGCTACGGCCACGGCGTCGGCATGTCGCAGTGGGGCGCGAAGGGCATGGCGGAGCAGGGGCACCGCGCCGAGAAGATCCTCGAGTACTACTACCCCGGGACTGTTCTGGGCGCGTTGAACGGGCGGTGA
- the ruvB gene encoding Holliday junction branch migration DNA helicase RuvB, whose translation MLSRVAAPDEALFERQLRPRSFEEYVGQEQAVASLRVSVEAAQLRHECVDHVLLYGPPGLGKTTLAGILANAMGTTLVTTSGPAIERGGDLIGILSNLVEKDVFFIDEIHRLPRVVEELLYPAMEDFAVNFVMEKGLHARSIKHRLAPFTLVGATTRPGMLSAPLRERFGIFHHLDFYSEEELARIVTRSAAILDTKIEPGGAREIARRARGTPRIVNRLLRRVRDHAQVKAGGSVIGERIARDALDREGVDSRGLDQLDRRFLLAIIDNYGGGPAGIEAIAATINDEAETLAEMVEPYLLKIGFVTRAGTRGRRATREAYQHLGKQPPTAPGQPGLFP comes from the coding sequence ATCCTCTCGCGGGTCGCGGCGCCCGACGAGGCGCTGTTCGAGCGCCAGCTCCGCCCGCGCTCGTTCGAGGAGTACGTGGGCCAGGAGCAGGCGGTCGCGAGCCTGCGCGTCTCCGTCGAGGCGGCGCAGCTCCGCCACGAGTGCGTGGACCACGTCCTTCTCTACGGCCCGCCCGGGCTCGGCAAGACGACGCTCGCCGGCATTCTCGCGAACGCGATGGGCACGACCCTCGTCACGACGTCGGGCCCGGCGATCGAGCGCGGCGGCGACCTCATCGGCATTCTGAGCAACCTGGTCGAGAAGGACGTCTTCTTCATCGACGAGATCCACCGTCTCCCGCGGGTCGTGGAAGAGCTCCTCTATCCGGCGATGGAGGACTTCGCCGTCAACTTCGTGATGGAGAAGGGCCTCCACGCCCGCTCGATCAAGCACCGGCTCGCGCCGTTCACGCTGGTGGGCGCGACGACCCGTCCCGGCATGCTCTCGGCGCCGTTGCGCGAGCGGTTCGGGATCTTCCACCACCTGGACTTCTACTCCGAGGAGGAGCTCGCCCGGATCGTGACGCGCTCGGCCGCCATCCTCGACACGAAGATCGAGCCCGGCGGCGCGCGCGAGATCGCGCGGCGCGCCCGCGGGACCCCACGGATCGTCAATCGGCTGCTCCGGCGCGTCCGGGACCACGCCCAGGTCAAGGCCGGTGGAAGCGTCATCGGCGAGAGAATCGCGCGCGACGCGCTCGACCGGGAAGGCGTGGACTCGCGCGGGCTCGACCAGCTGGACCGCCGGTTCCTGCTGGCGATCATCGACAACTATGGCGGCGGGCCGGCGGGCATCGAGGCGATCGCGGCGACGATCAACGACGAGGCGGAGACGCTCGCGGAGATGGTCGAGCCGTACCTCCTCAAGATCGGGTTCGTCACGCGGGCCGGCACGCGCGGCCGGCGCGCGACCCGCGAGGCGTACCAGCACCTGGGCAAGCAGCCGCCCACAGCGCCCGGGCAGCCGGGGCTCTTCCCGTGA
- a CDS encoding tRNA-binding protein, which translates to MTEPDPSHSGRPRSEPGSRTPLQWSDFEKVDIRVGVVTDAQEFPEARRPAYRLWIDFGPLGVKRASAQITRHYGAGELVGRRVVAVVNFPPKRIGPFVSEVLVLGAYDEAGEVILLRPDTAVSPGAKIG; encoded by the coding sequence GTGACGGAGCCAGACCCGTCTCACTCGGGCCGGCCGCGGTCCGAGCCGGGCTCGCGGACCCCGCTACAATGGTCCGACTTCGAGAAGGTGGACATCCGCGTCGGCGTCGTCACCGACGCGCAGGAGTTTCCCGAGGCGCGCCGTCCCGCGTACCGCCTCTGGATCGACTTCGGCCCGCTCGGTGTCAAGCGCGCGAGCGCCCAGATCACGCGCCACTACGGCGCGGGGGAGCTCGTGGGCCGCCGCGTCGTCGCCGTCGTCAACTTCCCGCCGAAGCGGATCGGGCCGTTCGTCTCCGAGGTGCTCGTGCTCGGCGCCTACGACGAGGCCGGCGAGGTGATCCTGCTCCGGCCCGACACGGCGGTCTCGCCCGGCGCGAAGATCGGCTGA
- a CDS encoding DUF2905 domain-containing protein: protein MHDVGKLLVVFGVLIALAGVALMLAGRVPWLGRLPGDIHVQRGAWTFYFPLATSLLLSLVLTLVLWIFGRR from the coding sequence GTGCACGACGTCGGCAAGCTCCTCGTCGTGTTCGGCGTGCTGATCGCGCTCGCGGGCGTGGCGCTGATGCTCGCGGGCCGCGTCCCCTGGCTCGGCCGGCTGCCGGGCGACATCCACGTCCAGCGCGGCGCCTGGACCTTCTACTTCCCGCTCGCCACCTCGCTCCTGCTCAGCCTGGTGCTCACCCTGGTGCTGTGGATCTTCGGCCGGCGATGA
- a CDS encoding YebC/PmpR family DNA-binding transcriptional regulator, producing the protein WSQIKRKKGKADVQRGKLFSKILREITVAARNGGGDPKANMRLKAAIESAKEANMPQDNIKRAIQKGTGELPGESYEEITYEGYAPGGVAVLMQVVTDNRNRTGPEIRHVFEKHGGNLGSAGAVAWMFERTGLIQVDAEKIAEDDLLARALEAGATDMRRAEKAFEITTTPAEMDAVREALTKAGVPVLEAQVTFVPKSTVRVESKDAASVLRLIEALEELDDVQSVYANYDIPDEVLEAIAAA; encoded by the coding sequence GGTGGTCTCAGATCAAGCGCAAAAAGGGCAAGGCCGACGTGCAGCGCGGGAAGCTGTTCTCGAAGATCCTGCGCGAAATCACGGTTGCCGCCAGGAATGGCGGCGGCGATCCCAAGGCCAACATGCGCCTCAAGGCCGCCATCGAGTCGGCCAAAGAAGCGAACATGCCCCAGGACAACATCAAGCGGGCGATCCAGAAGGGCACCGGCGAGCTCCCGGGCGAGTCCTACGAGGAGATCACCTACGAGGGCTACGCGCCCGGCGGTGTCGCCGTCCTGATGCAGGTCGTGACGGACAACCGCAACCGGACCGGTCCCGAGATCCGGCACGTCTTCGAGAAGCACGGCGGCAACCTGGGCTCGGCCGGCGCCGTCGCGTGGATGTTCGAGCGCACGGGGCTCATCCAGGTCGACGCCGAGAAGATCGCCGAGGACGACCTCCTCGCCCGCGCCCTCGAGGCCGGCGCCACGGACATGCGCCGCGCGGAAAAAGCTTTCGAGATCACCACCACCCCTGCTGAAATGGACGCGGTGCGGGAGGCGCTCACCAAGGCGGGCGTGCCCGTGCTCGAGGCCCAGGTGACCTTCGTACCGAAGTCCACGGTACGGGTCGAGAGCAAGGACGCGGCCAGCGTGCTGCGCCTGATCGAGGCGCTGGAGGAGCTGGACGACGTTCAGTCCGTGTACGCGAACTACGACATCCCCGACGAGGTCCTCGAGGCCATCGCGGCTGCCTAG